The following are encoded in a window of Maridesulfovibrio ferrireducens genomic DNA:
- a CDS encoding Hpt domain-containing protein yields the protein MNELEKKLAELNERYAADLGDRVMKIEGFLSEYASSGSEDALENLYKGAHALAGSARTFGLPDVSVAAKELELSARDSNDVKFLQTKLSKLKKSFLPDC from the coding sequence GTGAATGAATTGGAAAAAAAACTGGCTGAATTGAATGAACGATATGCCGCTGATCTTGGAGATCGAGTTATGAAGATTGAAGGATTTTTATCCGAGTATGCTTCATCCGGCAGCGAAGATGCTCTTGAAAACTTATATAAAGGAGCCCACGCTCTTGCAGGTTCAGCCAGAACTTTCGGACTTCCTGATGTAAGTGTGGCTGCTAAGGAGCTTGAATTATCTGCACGCGATTCAAATGATGTAAAATTTTTACAGACTAAGTTGTCCAAGTTAAAAAAATCATTTCTTCCTGATTGTTAG
- a CDS encoding efflux RND transporter permease subunit has protein sequence MKGLMRFTLKQTVFINIIFILLMVVGLFCAYDLPVERYPNVHMGKVVITGFLPGASPADVEALVTKKIEDALDDLENVEYIRSRSFRERSSVLVKFIDDTDYKTSYDELRFRVLSIQNDLPKEMDPPSFMEINVSEWLPVIRVCLVGDRANRALAMMADEMKVPLRKIQGVNQVEIEGEYVREFHVNLDPEKLIRTKITFEDAARALEDANISIPAGDFVSNTGEYVIVVDERFRTREEIAETIIRMDGDGSFVTIGNVMSDARVSYRDPQVITSINGQNAVTLKIVKTRDGNAVTIAEEVEVVVASFKEALEREGVKLVLTNDQRLHIDEAMKTLGLNLLVGIGLVFVVIYLVMGFRNAMLTTIGVPFAFLVTMTIMHLTGNSLNQITLFSFVLVSGIIVDDAIVVVENIFRHVQEGKNLREAVVDGTSEVFWPVISATATTVAAFLPMLIMSGSTGEFFAQVPKAVTFALIASLIECLVILPSHFLDWPGAKKLSKGSDKLAHEPVFMRPLRRWTDKLLSLVMRFRFTSLSVVFAAFVLAIFILGVSVSGAIPLIKIKFFPDDYSLYYIEMEGPVATPIEITSDKLKRMSVYIEKMGPGMSKSATAFAGFYQNEDYEMVHGSNLGNIVIELPAKNKQVFADAPENDPGTHLEFIRKEIEKFGEEGWTLRVRPEKDGPPTGKDLNIRVLGADHGAVQELTKVILDFIKGNEELGPELVNLGKDDGTPNRIFRFLPINERIAEYGLNPKQVARLSGSVLDGRFVGEFRLADEDVDLRLKIDPEFLTSPEDALSIPVLEHNESPLRLGDLCKASIYMEPGQFNRFMSQRAVTITANIKPGSRLSSPTAVNRIKKFYESVRGDFPGASINFSGEFESTRKSYTSLIYAFFTAILIIYLVLATQFQSYLQPVIILSAVVFSLTGVILGTFLSQTIFTVNSFIATVGVTGIVVNDSLVLLDFINKLYQAGLSRKEALREGVRIRLRPILLTTLTTTLGLLPMAIGFPSYSLVWGAMASTFVTGLCTATFLTLFIIPVEWDLLMGFMEWKEKRKERKQSLQS, from the coding sequence ATGAAGGGACTGATGCGGTTTACTCTGAAACAGACTGTTTTTATAAATATAATTTTTATATTGCTGATGGTGGTCGGTCTTTTCTGTGCATATGATCTTCCTGTTGAACGTTATCCGAATGTTCACATGGGTAAGGTTGTGATCACGGGATTCTTACCGGGTGCATCCCCCGCAGACGTTGAAGCTCTAGTAACAAAGAAGATTGAGGACGCGCTTGATGATCTGGAGAACGTCGAATACATCCGATCACGCTCCTTTCGTGAACGGTCCAGTGTTCTTGTAAAATTCATCGATGATACAGATTACAAAACAAGTTATGATGAACTGCGTTTCAGAGTTCTTTCTATTCAAAATGACCTGCCAAAAGAGATGGACCCGCCGTCCTTTATGGAAATTAATGTGAGTGAATGGCTCCCTGTTATCAGGGTATGCCTTGTGGGTGATAGAGCCAACCGTGCTCTTGCAATGATGGCGGACGAAATGAAGGTGCCGCTGCGTAAAATTCAAGGAGTCAATCAAGTCGAGATTGAGGGTGAATATGTACGTGAATTCCATGTAAATTTAGATCCTGAAAAATTAATTCGCACTAAGATAACTTTCGAAGATGCTGCCAGAGCTTTGGAAGATGCAAATATTTCTATTCCTGCCGGAGACTTTGTTTCTAATACCGGAGAGTATGTAATTGTTGTTGATGAACGGTTTCGTACCAGAGAGGAGATAGCGGAGACTATTATTCGCATGGACGGAGACGGTTCGTTTGTAACGATTGGCAATGTTATGAGTGATGCGCGGGTTTCCTACCGTGATCCGCAGGTGATAACGTCCATTAACGGTCAAAATGCCGTAACCCTTAAAATCGTTAAAACCAGAGACGGAAACGCGGTTACGATTGCGGAAGAAGTCGAAGTTGTCGTGGCTTCATTTAAAGAAGCTCTTGAGCGTGAAGGGGTTAAGCTTGTACTGACCAACGATCAGAGACTTCATATTGATGAGGCCATGAAAACGCTGGGACTTAACCTGCTTGTAGGTATCGGGCTTGTCTTTGTGGTGATCTATCTTGTTATGGGGTTCCGTAACGCGATGTTGACTACAATCGGAGTTCCTTTTGCCTTTCTTGTGACTATGACAATCATGCATCTTACAGGTAATTCTCTTAATCAGATTACTCTTTTTTCCTTTGTGCTGGTCAGCGGAATAATTGTTGATGACGCAATCGTAGTCGTTGAGAATATTTTTCGTCATGTTCAGGAAGGCAAAAATCTGCGGGAAGCTGTTGTGGATGGGACCTCTGAGGTTTTCTGGCCTGTTATTTCAGCCACCGCCACGACTGTTGCGGCGTTTCTACCCATGCTTATTATGTCTGGATCGACAGGTGAATTTTTTGCTCAGGTTCCAAAAGCCGTAACCTTTGCGCTGATTGCTTCTCTGATTGAGTGTCTGGTGATTCTTCCTTCTCATTTTCTCGATTGGCCGGGAGCTAAAAAACTTTCCAAGGGAAGCGATAAGTTAGCACACGAGCCTGTTTTTATGCGTCCTTTAAGGCGTTGGACTGATAAATTGCTTTCACTTGTTATGCGGTTCCGTTTTACTTCACTCTCTGTAGTTTTTGCTGCTTTTGTTCTGGCGATATTTATTCTGGGGGTATCTGTTTCCGGTGCAATTCCGCTGATTAAAATCAAGTTTTTCCCTGATGATTACAGCCTGTATTATATTGAAATGGAAGGTCCGGTTGCAACTCCCATTGAAATTACATCTGACAAGTTGAAAAGAATGTCGGTGTATATTGAAAAAATGGGACCGGGCATGTCTAAATCAGCTACTGCTTTTGCCGGATTCTATCAAAATGAAGATTATGAAATGGTGCATGGCAGCAACTTAGGAAATATCGTAATTGAACTGCCCGCAAAAAATAAACAGGTCTTTGCTGATGCTCCTGAAAATGATCCCGGAACTCATTTGGAATTTATCAGAAAGGAAATTGAAAAATTCGGTGAAGAGGGCTGGACTCTTCGCGTTCGTCCTGAAAAAGACGGGCCCCCCACCGGAAAAGATTTAAACATTAGAGTGCTCGGCGCTGATCATGGGGCAGTGCAGGAACTGACAAAAGTAATACTTGATTTTATAAAAGGAAATGAAGAATTAGGGCCTGAGCTTGTTAATCTTGGTAAAGATGATGGTACTCCCAATAGAATCTTCAGATTTTTACCCATAAATGAACGTATCGCAGAATACGGGCTTAACCCGAAGCAGGTTGCAAGATTATCCGGCTCGGTTTTGGATGGTCGTTTTGTAGGAGAATTCAGACTGGCTGACGAAGATGTAGACCTGCGTCTAAAGATAGATCCTGAATTTCTAACTTCACCTGAGGATGCTCTCAGCATTCCGGTACTGGAGCATAACGAAAGTCCTCTCAGGCTCGGAGATTTGTGTAAGGCATCTATTTATATGGAGCCGGGGCAATTCAACAGGTTTATGAGTCAGCGTGCTGTGACGATCACAGCCAATATTAAACCGGGTTCAAGGCTTTCTTCACCTACTGCGGTAAACAGGATTAAAAAATTCTATGAATCCGTGCGCGGAGATTTTCCCGGAGCTTCTATTAATTTTTCCGGTGAATTTGAATCTACAAGAAAATCGTATACTTCCCTTATATACGCCTTTTTTACCGCAATATTGATAATTTATCTGGTTTTAGCGACTCAGTTTCAATCATACCTTCAACCTGTGATCATACTTTCCGCGGTTGTTTTTTCACTGACAGGGGTTATACTCGGCACATTCTTGTCGCAAACCATATTTACGGTGAACAGCTTTATCGCAACTGTGGGTGTCACAGGGATTGTTGTTAATGATTCGCTAGTGTTACTGGATTTTATTAATAAACTTTATCAGGCCGGATTGAGCCGCAAAGAAGCACTCCGTGAAGGAGTCAGAATAAGACTCAGGCCGATTTTGCTTACAACTTTGACCACAACTCTCGGGTTATTGCCGATGGCGATAGGTTTTCCATCGTATTCACTGGTCTGGGGAGCCATGGCTTCAACCTTTGTAACAGGGCTTTGTACTGCGACTTTCCTGACTTTGTTCATTATACCGGTCGAATGGGATCTTCTTATGGGATTCATGGAATGGAAAGAAAAGCGCAAAGAACGGAAGCAGAGTCTCCAATCTTAA
- a CDS encoding efflux RND transporter periplasmic adaptor subunit, with translation MKIKHSCIDFFLSFLLVVLLGLTVPTTVGASSPEVFEAIPAARVISLTGFTRPRVEMTLVSEESAMCINVHADIGDTIGADGLFADLDPKFIKLEIAQLKADTERLKSDVHYYHKEAGRYIKLVKKNTAAQSELDLHIRNLKSAESLLRSLQLKLNVDQEHLRRYTLRAPVGWKVVKRYIEPGEWVTKGEKVAELGNFKILLVPYALTVKELEKINKMEGKVTLDLPDIDKSVEAKLERISPDFDPETRKIDVGFEISSGDFKFRGGLRTELKIEMPDQGGSVIVPESAMVKAYDDRFLVRPDGVRVKVLVLGKTKDGKVRVSSRAVKAGEQFLLKP, from the coding sequence ATGAAGATAAAACATAGCTGTATTGATTTTTTTCTTTCTTTTCTTTTGGTTGTGCTGCTTGGTCTGACAGTTCCTACAACGGTTGGGGCTTCTTCGCCGGAAGTATTTGAAGCCATACCGGCTGCACGGGTTATATCCTTAACCGGATTTACTCGGCCTAGAGTCGAAATGACTCTGGTGAGTGAAGAGTCCGCTATGTGTATCAACGTTCATGCAGATATCGGGGACACAATCGGTGCAGATGGCTTATTTGCGGATCTTGATCCAAAGTTTATCAAGCTCGAAATTGCGCAGTTGAAGGCTGACACCGAGAGGCTTAAGTCCGATGTGCATTATTATCATAAAGAGGCAGGGCGCTATATTAAGCTGGTTAAAAAGAATACGGCCGCTCAGTCTGAGCTTGATCTGCATATCCGTAATCTTAAAAGCGCCGAAAGCCTTCTCAGGTCGCTACAGCTTAAGCTTAACGTTGATCAGGAGCATTTACGCCGCTATACCCTGCGTGCTCCCGTAGGGTGGAAGGTCGTTAAGCGCTATATTGAGCCGGGAGAGTGGGTGACTAAAGGTGAAAAGGTCGCAGAACTCGGTAATTTTAAAATTCTTTTAGTTCCTTATGCCCTTACAGTGAAAGAACTTGAAAAAATTAATAAAATGGAAGGCAAGGTTACTCTTGATCTCCCTGATATTGATAAATCTGTTGAAGCAAAGCTTGAGCGTATTTCTCCTGATTTTGATCCTGAAACTCGTAAAATTGATGTAGGTTTTGAAATCTCCAGCGGAGATTTTAAGTTCAGAGGCGGGCTTCGTACAGAATTAAAGATTGAAATGCCTGATCAGGGCGGCTCTGTGATTGTCCCCGAATCTGCGATGGTTAAAGCCTATGATGACCGGTTTCTTGTCAGACCCGACGGCGTAAGGGTTAAAGTTTTAGTTCTTGGCAAAACAAAGGATGGCAAAGTCCGTGTCTCCTCAAGAGCCGTCAAAGCTGGTGAACAGTTTTTATTGAAGCCATAG
- a CDS encoding TetR/AcrR family transcriptional regulator, protein MTTSTRKKIEHDRMRQLIIDAAKELFAKDGFDNVSMRKIASRIDYSPAALYRYFKNKEELVLCLREEGQQRFAEMEKHLPDIEDPFQRVREGGRIYLNFAREEPEYYDLLFIKATPSFCSSEKWLGKPHQNFLNFKETVRECIATGVVGDISVDTAVAALWASVHGLASLAATGKLQCCLPDIDMDNIFEDVLDFITIPQIEREKLKKAKQYEDKT, encoded by the coding sequence ATGACAACATCCACCAGAAAGAAAATAGAACATGATCGTATGAGGCAGCTGATTATTGATGCTGCAAAAGAGCTTTTTGCCAAGGACGGTTTTGATAATGTTTCGATGCGCAAAATAGCTTCACGGATAGATTACAGCCCCGCTGCTCTTTACCGTTATTTTAAGAACAAAGAAGAGCTTGTTCTTTGTCTTCGAGAGGAAGGACAGCAGAGGTTTGCTGAAATGGAAAAGCATCTGCCAGATATTGAAGATCCTTTTCAGCGGGTCAGAGAAGGTGGGCGTATTTATCTTAATTTTGCAAGGGAAGAGCCTGAATATTATGATCTTCTTTTTATCAAAGCGACTCCATCGTTTTGTTCCTCTGAAAAATGGTTAGGCAAGCCTCATCAGAATTTCTTGAATTTTAAAGAGACCGTGCGCGAGTGTATTGCAACCGGAGTTGTGGGAGATATTTCGGTTGATACGGCTGTGGCGGCTTTGTGGGCTTCTGTTCACGGGCTGGCTTCGTTGGCGGCAACCGGCAAACTGCAATGTTGTTTACCTGATATAGATATGGATAATATTTTTGAAGATGTTTTAGATTTTATAACTATTCCGCAAATTGAGCGTGAAAAATTGAAAAAGGCTAAGCAATATGAAGATAAAACATAG